The window TATGCCGATGAGATTGTGCCACGCTTTTTTTACAACTTGGAAGAAAATTTTCTACTGCAAAATAAGAAAGATGTTGGCtgctttgtatttttgtttattgccGAGATTTATCACATTTGAGAGTTTTAAGATATGATTGTAGAAACTGCTTATatactttttcactcaaatgaGGCAGTGTAAGGATATAAGCTTTGAGTCCCTTTTGCGATATCCGTTATTGTTTGGCGACGATACAATTCGTCTGTATCGCACATTTAATTGAACAAAAGGCACCCTTCTTTAGATATAAGTAtttattaaagaaaacatttatagaattaaaacttaaaatgattaaaagaAAGTATATAAAAGCTTGCTTTATCAACAAAGGAAACTCGATTAGGCGAGCGTAACTACAGTATACGTGTAACCGAAAATTCTTGCCTTCTGGTGCCGGGCTGTTTTCCCACATTCacggtgaaccgcgacaccaTCAGTTAAACCCAAGAAAGCAattcattttattaaacagCCACCACGACCAAAACCAAAACGACTTTctttaaataactttacaaAGATTTTTCAGAATGCAAAAGGTGAGGTGTCAAACTAATGATAAGATAAGAAAGCACAAAACGTGAGTTAAATAAAGATAATCGCAAGTAATCAACTAAAACCTAAACACCGTGAAGTATTCATCGCACATCAAGCAGAGAATTAACGCATTATAAAACGGTAAAACATAAGATACTATAACTAACAGGTGACATATTTTCGTTATATACGCACCTAACTATACTGATTAACAGAATAGAAACGTGGTAACTGTTTTGCGTACGGACCggtttaaataaacttattcTGGTTAAAGATAGAAACGGGCTTATACTGCAAAGCTAGAGCTATTAATAGCTCAAGTTAAATTATACCGTGTAAGACGTAAGACCGGCTactaaaatagttaaaatatcTCAAAGGCTTATACCGAAGCGCCAACGAAAGCAGAACTGAAAAAAACAATAGCTATAACTATCTTTCGTTTAACAATACTCAAAATTAATACAGCATATAATCtgtgcaaagaaaaaaaatttaaaaacgtaaaatgtCGTAAGATCCTCCAGAAGTCGCGTAAATGTTGGCATGACAGGTAAAAAATATGTGGCAATGAACTGCACAACCAATAAATACAGTGAAACTTAGACTATGACAATGCATATATACTTCTTATAGACGTCTTTGAGTTATGCGTGTAGAtacaaaacactgcaaaagTGTGTAATCAAAACGCAGTGACGGTAAAGCGGTGTGGTTGAattgaaacaatgaaatatttgttaCAGAACTACAGTTTTCATTATTTGTCTCTTTCAGCCACaagtttttttggagtattggAGTAATATACTGATTAAGCTAAACTACTTTCAGCCTAATAATATATCAGATAATTAATCAGTTGAAAATGGCAAATAACATCACGTGGTGCGCTTCCATATTCTGTTTTCTCGCCTTCGCCCTTACTGTGGTTGCTTCATTCACACCTGGATGGGTACAATTTCCAAATATTCTTTCCTTAGGCTTTCTTCAAATATGTTCTCAAAGATTAGCATCATGCATCACTAGCATAAGTAAGTCCGTAGTGTCATTGCTAGTTTTTACTCAGTATTTCAAGGCAACGTTTGTATTGAGCATTGAGGTCGATGTTGTAATTATTCTAATTTTTAGGAAGTGATGGTGGAACCATCGCCGCCATGGTGCTTATGTTCTTGTCGGTTTTGTTGACTATGCTTGGATTCATTTTCCTGCTGGTCGGCATTAATAGAAAGTCGCCAGCATTGATGCGCATTGCTGGCACTATCGTCATTGTTGGAGGTGAGACATAGCCAAGTGAGCATTTAAAACTAAAGCTGTCATGCCAAATCTCATAACTCCATTCGATACGTTGTAagttattcaaattttataCCTTAATTTGCTTAGTGTTGAGATTTTTCAATGTCTTTACTATTCATTTACAGGCAGTCTTGCGATTGCTGGTGTTTCAACCTATACCAGGATAGCGACAGGTGCTATTCAGTTCGCAAACGGCACTTACTTCTATAGTTACGGTCTAGCTTGGGCTTCAGGTTTTATTGCTTGGTTGGGTGGGGCATTGACCTATTTCGCTGCGAGAAAGACTTATTGAGAATTATCTTTTCGTCACGACAACCTATTACTGTGAGTATAATACCTAATCTGTGTGTTATTATATACAATAGGGTTGTCGGTATAAGTTTGTAGCATCTAGCAACAAACTCCTTCGTTATCCAAACGAAAAAAATATGATACATTTTTCGGTTTTCGCTGTAAGCAAtgatacattttatttctGAGTAACTGGCTGCCGAAATCCCGAATTGATCAGCCGAAGCAAAACAGAATAATTTTTagtaagaaaataatataaaaccAAAGCAACCGGCGCACATCCGACCAACGACCAGTCAAATACACTAATACAGTGCATTTTGCCAAGCAAGCCAATACCGCAGCAACACTAACTGCGCCAATGATTTTTGTCACACTAACATGAGCTGTTCAACTTGTTCCTGTTGATCTGTATACCTAAAGTTTCTACCCAGGTTGGGCAGTTATAACATGCTGTATTGATTGTTTTCAGAATATGCTGTGTCATTTGTCAACGATAGAAGATATTTCATTGCAAAACAACAGCATTTAATTATTGTAAATAAACTTCATTGTTTGTAATGACATCACTTATTGCTTTATACTGCATGTAGCTATAGGACAATCTTGCGCTATACCTTGTTAAACTAGCTGACTATAACCAAACAAAGCAACATTTATACCGCTTTTGTACATCTTTTAAGCAAATACTTCGTGTGGACATGGGCTACTGTACTCTAATTGTTATTACGAAAACTATTTGTTAAGAACAAGGAACGGTTTACTTAGCAGGTGAAGATATTGCAAGTTATTCTTTGCTTACCGTGTCGATACTTCAGTATAGGTTTTGTATTGACAATCAAGATATGCTGTATTCCAAATATGTCATCAACGCTAATTGTATGATATAAACTAAAAGTCTTTTAATAGACGTTTAACATCTACATCTTCTATTGAGAAAGTGTTGAGAAGGAGAAAAAAAGATCTTCAAAAttgtaaacaacaaaatgtatACATTTATAAAGGTTGACGTTTAAGTTGTCTTGAATTACCTTTACAGTAGTTTGGCATCTTGCTGTGCTCGTCTCGCACGACAGAGCTCACCAGTATCAGCGAATAgttggtttaaaaaaattcaaaatatttgacGACGACTCATGATCATGTGATTTTGTGAAATGGGTGACCTTCTAGTCAGTACTGATTGCAAtttaattgcaaattttttgttcttttttagttgttttgtgagtttttttttcttacaCGTCGCGTGAACCTTATATTGAATATTACAGATGTTTATGGCCTGGTTATTGAGTGCATTTTAAAGAATTGTGTCCGGAAGGGTTGTGCCGCTGTGGCAACGGTATTGTCAGCGCTTGCCACACCACGCTATTTAGAAGAAAACTTGCTAGTATATAAAATGAATGACAGTAAATGCTTCACACTTCTCTATTGTTGAGGTTAGACGCATTTGAGAGTTTTATGGCTTGCTAATAGCATTTTGCTGTTAAAATACTTTCACTAAAATACGGAGCAGGAAATAATATACAACTTTTCGCAATAAGAAATATTGTTTGGCGATGATATGTTCTCTTTGTATAAGATAAGTAATCGGCATTTCATTTAGAAGATGACGAGTACAACGTTATCTTGATTTCTTCAGTTTAACTTGACTTTTGCTGGATATCCTTCTGTTTTAAAGATAAGAAACTATACATTAGAAATATAGCCAACAGCATCACCTGGTGCGCCAGTGAATTCTGCATCATCGCCTTGGCACTTACCGCCGTCGCGTCTTTTACTCCAGGATGGGTTCAATATCATGAGACCAATTTCCGTGTATCTGCTACCTTTGGACTTCTGCAAAGTTGCTTTGGTGGCACAGTGTGTGTCGTTAACGTGAGTACGTTCTGCATGAATGCATGTAAACGAATGGTGCAACACAAACTCTGAATTCAACATCAAAGtttttgtctgattttaaTAGGTTTACACAGTGGCGCTACCGTCGCCGCCATGGTCCAGATGTTCCTATCGGTTATTCTAAAGTTTTTCATTGTATGCTAAAAAAGGATCATTTGTACCTGGCTGCCACTTAGACAAAATATTAAGCTTTTAACAGGAAGTCTTGCAGTTTCTGGTGCTTCAAGCGACATAACCAGATGATTGACTGGCTTTCTTTCGTTCATAAACGGCTCTTAAGTCTATAGTCACGGTCTAGCATGAGCTGCAAGACCATTGGGATAGGTTGGTGGTGCATTGGCTTGTTATGCGGCTGTAAAAAGCATCTGAGGAAACTCTAGGTAGGAGGTCGGCATTTGCTGTGAGTAAAATTCCTAACAAGTACACTACTGCATTATGATGCTTCTGCCGGCATTATTTCTGGCTTGGATTATAAGCAGTTTATATGTATATTGTATAGTTATATTACAACGGATAAACGTGTTAAATAAACCAGTTTGATATATGGTGTACAATATTTTCCGTTAAATCATTTACAAGAATTGCACAATGCACAGTATAATAGCAGCAAGTTATTTTGCCCTTTTTCTGAATACGCTGCGGTTTATCAAGGAAAGAAGATCTTCTTGTTATAATACAgcgtttgaaaaaattaaaatgcattttccGGTTATAAACGTTGTTATACTCATAAGCTCTATACGTCCACTGGGTAATGAAACGTTATTAACGTCTATTAGTTTTCATAACTATGAGCAAACCGCCGTCGAATTCCATCGTTACATTGCTGTTCAACTTTCAAGCATATACTTCATGTAAATATACTTGTTGTcacactttttattgtttaaaaggAGTAGTTAAAGATGCGTCTTATCTGTAGATAATATTGCCTTTAACTTGTTTTGTATACGCAATTCCCGTGAAAACATGTAGGTgaaatgtaatgtaatgtagTCAATGTAAGTGAAAAGATGTATTATACAAGCCATATAAAGGTTTTAGGCTATATATATGCCTTGTATTAACTGACAATTTATAGACAGATAGGCCATTATCGGCGCATTAACAGGCCTATGATACGATATAGTATCAAAACTAATTTGCTGTCAATAAACACATAATATACTTATACACTAAAATCTCTGTTATTTGTTTATCCTGTTTAATTAAGTACAGCTCACTCCGCTTAAGCAATAATAATCACAATcaatttttgtacaaaacaaTACACCTTCAAACCGATTAATTATAAACCATTCGTGACTCAATTTAATTGTCTCCATATAAATATAACATGATATTAATTCCTGGCAGTTTGTCATTATTTTGGACTATAAGACTGACTATcgttttcttcaaaacttGGCAGTTTTCTTTCAAGGCGTCGAATTTTTTCTTCCTGGCTCTAAATATCAAAAAAGAGACTTTAAAGCGGCttataaaca of the Clavelina lepadiformis chromosome 7, kaClaLepa1.1, whole genome shotgun sequence genome contains:
- the LOC143465658 gene encoding uncharacterized protein LOC143465658 translates to MANNITWCASIFCFLAFALTVVASFTPGWVQFPNILSLGFLQICSQRLASCITSIRSDGGTIAAMVLMFLSVLLTMLGFIFLLVGINRKSPALMRIAGTIVIVGGSLAIAGVSTYTRIATGAIQFANGTYFYSYGLAWASGFIAWLGGALTYFAARKTY